From Zea mays cultivar B73 chromosome 3, Zm-B73-REFERENCE-NAM-5.0, whole genome shotgun sequence:
tatgaatttttaaTATTGCGATGTTGGTTCTACAATGTCCTTGTAATTAGTAACTTTGAACTCCATGATGTCAAATTTATTGGTTTCCTTTCCTAcatttgatctatcatatacatgattatgtattgcttaatttATATATTTGTTGGGtggttggacaattaatatcatcggaACGAACTACCCGACAATTATCGGTACCTACCCGAGTAGTATCTGTTATCTATTTCTTACCCGCCCGGATTATTAACCGGTCCCGTCCTGTATCCGTCCTGAATCTTAACTACCCGTATCCGGTCccgtatccgagagaaatacattaTGGTAGAATACGAGATGACCTTGTACCTGACTGTATCCATCCCGTTCAGGGCAAAGGAGATACGGGAGTTTCAGTGCCAAACTGAACGCCAAAAGCAGCGCGGAACCTGTCCGAATTGGGTCGGGCCCATCAGGCGGCCCACGAGGCTGGACGCATGCGAGTGCCCGTTTCTGTGTAAACCATATTTGCTCCGGTTTTTGTTACCCCGGCGAATGTACATTTTGATCGATCTGGGATAATCAATGTCGCAGCGCGCCCATTTACAGTCCATTTTCACTTGACTGACCTATACCACCTATATATATAATAAACAACCAAAGGCGTCTGTCGACATGGAAAAAgaccagagagagagagagaaatatgaagaaaaaaaaagaggagagagTAAAAAAAAAAATCCTTTCAGAACCGACGATTGTGTGTATAACCAGTCCACCAGCAGCCAATAAAATGGAATTGGCGAGCCGAGCCGAACCGAAGGGTTGGCCCTCTTGTGCCGGTCTCTGTAGCCGTTTCACTGGAACTGGACCGCAGGCCTGGACAGTATCCTGGTGTAGAGCATGAGGTTCCAGATGTCGGGCACGCCGGGCAGGCACCAGTGGATGCAGTCGGCGTAGGTGGCCGGGTCGGCCTGCTCCTCGGGGCCCAGCACCTTCCCCTGGCGGATGGTGTGCACGGAGGTGTGGCCGTCCTTGCGCCGCTCCGACATGGTGGTGATGTCGAGGAAGGTGATGGGCACCCGCGGCGACGCCCCGCCCCCGCGGGACACGTTCCTCGCCTGGTGGAACATGTCCCAGTCCATGCCCAGCCACAGCGGGCCGTGCCAGTCCAGCAGCGGCATcgtctccttggcgcaccggatccCGTCTGGGTTGCCCCACACCTGCGGGCtgttgtttgttgttgttacaaacACACCAGAGCATCGATCGTCAGGTGACTTTTCAGTAAGCCGAACTTGTAAACttgatatatatgtatatataataataaaggaatgCAAATGAGCCGGTGAAAAAAAAAATCGATCCGGATTTCTACGTCTGACGTGAATTGCGAAACATGCGTTGTGCGGTACTCTGTATGGCAAGTGAGGAGTCTTGGCAGCGATCGTCACTTGTTCTCTTGTGTGGTTCGCGGAGCCTCGACCGTATCTTTCGACGTGACATGCCTCCAACTACCCGCAGGCTCCGTCCGTGGACGCATCCGCGAATGGAGGAGGGGAACAGTCCACGATTTCGGTGAATCTTTCTGAGCTAGGCGCGCCGAACGGTTCTCCTTGATACTACCGCCGATATGTCTACTTCAAAGGACAAAAAACACCACCAGAAGCACACATCTCTGCAGGCTGCAGCCGGCTATTAGTGACAACACGAACCTCTCTAGGTACAGCGCGCTGCCGTCCAGCTACTCCAATACCAAACTAAGCCGGGCTAGTGACAACACGAACCTCTCTACGTCGCTTCCGTCTAGCCACTCCAATACCTTCTTGCATAAAACAACCGCCAAAGACAAACGGGAGAATCTCCGAGtttaaaaaaagaagaagaagaagtagtagtagtagtgtataGTACAGGACGGACAATTCAAAGCGGTTTGCTTCACGGAACCTCAGCATCTAATCACTTCCCTGATAGCCCCCAGCCCCCCACTCCTTAAATTTTTAGTTTTTCGTTCCTCAGCGTTTTAGGTGAGAGCTTTCGTACGGCGTCATCCCCGGGCCAGCTGGCCAGATTGTTGTTTGTCCGTGTCGATCGACAGGTAACCAACGCAACCTTCCATTCCATTTTGATCCTACCAGTAGCGGGGCCGGCCGCGTGTGTCCCATTGGTTTCTCAGTGCGTGCGTGCGATGCAAGGCGAGGCAGCAGTAGTTAAGCACTGGCATTTCGTATGCTAAAGATGCTACCGGAGACGGATGAATTTAAAAGAACTGGGTGCTGACTCTCAAGAAGGGGGATCAAGTGAGACTGCAATAGTACGCAACTagaaagcaaaaaaaaaaaaaaaaaaaaaggcaAAGTGTCAGATGCAAGTAGCCTTGAGGCCGCAAGGTGGTCGCGGACAGACTGAAGAGGTTAATTTGATAACTGGACCAACTTttttaaaaaagaaaaaaaaaactctTCTTCTGTAATGAGATCCTAAAATTCCGGCAAGGCGCGGGACAAAGAAAGGTGCCAGTGGCTAATCACGGATCGCGCACAGCTGCCGGGCGGCCAAAGGAGAATCTAATTGGAAGCTTCGGCACGTCTGGTTGGTTCGTGCAAAcgatcgccccccccccccccccatgtgaTGAGACAGGTACGCGCAACTGTCCTAGAGTTGTAGTACCGGAACACACTACTACTACAGAAAAAATGGATTCGGACCCCTCCCCCTAACAAATTATTGAGATTTAGAGCTGAGGGAAGGTGCTGGTCCAAGTAAAGTGACGTCTAAAAAGTCGCGTCTACCATCTGTTACCGTAGCGCTGGAGTACAGTAGCAGTGATCGAtccgctatatatatatatatatgctcctCATTGGGATCGGTACTCCATGTGAGCAGCTACCACTATGCAATGCATGCAGCGTATTACACGTGGGCTGAAAACGTCAAACCCTTGAGATGGTAATACCGAGTCAGtccgccgccccccccccccccccccccccccccccccccccccccccccccccccccccccccccccccccccccaaccaaAACACCAGCGGGCGCCGGGCGCCGGGCGGGTGATCTACTACTCTGACATTTTCCAAACCCGTCCCCCAAGATAACGACCAGTACTCGTCCCGACGCACCCTTTCCCTCTCGACTCCAAAAGGAGAGACAGAAGAGACCACGCGCGAACGCGCTGGCCGTTTCGCCCACGGCACGGGACCACCCACCGCGCTCACTCCGCCACTAAACCATGCCCTGTACTAGGATAGGATCTGCACGGTCTCTCTCGAGCGGGACAAGCTCGATGCGGATCTTCGGCAGGCACCAGCACCAGTGCACCACGCACGCGCGCGCAGCCATGTACTGTACCTTACCCTTTGCTACGCGAAACGAACAATGGATCTGGCGCGCCCCACACGCGTGCGTGACGCGTCGCGACGTTAATTAATTAAGAGCCGTTGTTTGTTGAAGAGCTTcaagtactactactactgctactaggtAGTAGGAAGTGGGCCGGGGTACCTGATATGGAGAGGAGACATGCTCATGAAGAAGACGGACGTGCGCGCCGGGTCGACGTTGTCGTTCACCCAGCTCGCCCACGTCGTCAGCACCTTCCGGTACGCTTCGATCCGCACCACCTCGTCGTGCTCCTCCCAGCTCTTGGCGCCCGGTCTCCTGCGCGATTTACGTACGTACGTAATATAAACGAGGGTAGGTCAGCTCTTCGCGCGTGTATACGTCGACGGCGCCCTTTCCGGCCGGGAAACGTAACGTACATGACTTTCATGTCCAGCGTGTTCATCCACCACATGTAGGTGTTGAAGACGAGGTAGTCCACGCCGCGCCAGTTCTCGGCGTGCGCCCCGATCGTGTCCGCCTTGATGATCCGGTGCTGGATGCTGTGGATCTTGGGGTCGTCCGAGTTCGACTCCACAAGGAACGGCGCCCAGTAGAACTCCACCGTCGCGTTGTACTCCTGCATTGCATTGCATTTACAGGCCTGGTCAGCGACGGCCCAGGGAAACGCGCGCGAGAGGTTTGGTGCACCTAGCTAGCCGCCCGTCACCAACGTGCACGCGTCACGGTTGAAAAATGGACGGAAAACTTGAACGAATTGCAGTGTTAGCTAGGGCACCCGTGGGCCCTCTTGGCTAGCTGCCAGAGGATTACGAGTCCTTTGCTAAAGCAGGCGGAAAGGGACAATGGCAGGTACGATACGAACCCAGGCGTGGAAGACGACGCGCTGGCCCTCCCATGTGACGTACTTCTTCCCCGGCGGGGACGCCGACTGCACCAGGCACACCATGGACTCCCACTGGTTGCGGTTCAGCGAGTCCCCCACGAACATGAACCGCTTGCCCCGGAGCCTCTCCATGAACAGCTTCGCGTCGAACCTGCAGGGATGGAATTCCAAAGGCCTCGCCGTTTAGCTAGCTAGCACATATTGTTTGCCACAGCGCGAGCCGAGCCCCGTACCGTACCTGGGCATGGAGCATCCCTTGGGCTGCCACCGCCACTTCTGGTACGTGTCGTCGCGCCGCCCGTTCTTCATGCACGTCACCTGCGACGTCAGGAACTCGCACTCCTCCTCCCGGTACAGCGGGTAGCTCGTGTTGTCGAACACCCACCGCCCCTTGGACAGGTCGCAAGTCTCCGGCACGCCCAGCGCGGGCGGCACCACCGTCTTCTTCGCCGCGCGCTGCTGCCTGCgcggcttcttcttcttcttcgccgCCGCCTTCTTGGCCGTATTCCTCTCGCTcttggcggcggcggtggcgaccACCTTCTGCTGCGGCTTCTCGACAGCCACCGGcggcgccgtcgtcgtcgtcgtcgtggtcACCGCGTGCTTCTTCGGCTTCTCCTGCTCGCCGCGGTGCAGCACGGCGGCGGGCTTCTCAGAAGCGGAGATGTCTCGCCGGGGCACCACCACGACTTGCCGCCCACCAGCGCCCGTGGTGCCCGGCACCGCTGGCGCGGGCACGCGCGTGAGCGGCTCGATCGTCAGCGACCGGATGTCCTCGCCGTACATCACCACCAcgcagaggaagaagaagacgctCGCCACGTAGACCGGCAGCCGCCCGCCCTTGCGCAGCGACGTCGTGGCGTGCTTCGTGGCGGACGCGTCgagggcgccggcgccggcgccggctccCGCGCCCGCGTGCGACGACTTGCGCCGCCCCGCCAAGCTCATGGCGCCCGCGCTGGCTGATCCTAGCTAGTGCCTAGTatagccctctctctctctcgatctCCCTGTGCGCCGGAGCCGGACTACTGTGTTTTCGCTTGGACAGACCGGTCGATGGCGTGCCGCGACCGCGATCAGAACTCAGAAAGCGGGGGAAGCCGGATCGTCGGGGCGGTCTTTATGGGTTTGTGGCGAGCCCCGGCCGGGGGCGGGGAGTCAGCACCGGGGGGCTGCGGATTTGGTGAGGAGGGGACGATGCCAATCCCCTGGATGCTTCTCACACCCTTCTCTTCTTCCCTGGGCTGGGCAGCCGTTGAACGGGCAAGTGCAAGCAACAGGCATTAATTGGATGGATGCAACGGGTGATTCGTTTTTATTCCTTGACAAATTCTCCTACTAGTCGTCGCGACCTGGCCATTGGAGACGAGACGAGAGGCATGGACAAACGTGGTACAGCACGTCACTGACATATTTGGACTAGTTTAGTTTCAACAAATACTTCGTATGCACAGCACCGTACGTATTGAATAGTACTCTATACACGCACACACACACCTCTAAACATTATTATTGAGGAGATCGGAAAAGATCTGTAACCGATCCAACTGTTATTCCAGAACCATTAATAATTTAGGAGGAGTTAATAGCTAATTGACTAAAAATTTGCTAGTGGAattaggggtgtttgaatgcactagaactaatagttagctgGCTAAAAATTATTAGTGAAATTAGCTTGCTAATAAATAactacctaactattaactaatttactaaaaatagctaatagttaaATTATTAGCTagtttgtttggatgtctcaactaattttagcggctaactattagttttagtgcaTTTAAACACCCTCTTAGTATACGGTAGAAAAGGTGCAGAGCTAGCTATCTTGTTGGACGGTGAGCTGCTACCAGTAAATGGCCACATATGTTTGAACGATTTTATCTGTCCGATCTGATGCTGTCAGGTCAACGGGGTAACTCCATTCTATATATACAGGGGGCAGCAGCCTGTTTTCGAaatatgatgatgatggtgatggtaCGACGAGCACATGTTGAGAACAACATGAACACGCATTTCCTCTCGAAAACGAAGAACGTATACGTGCGCGTGCCTCACATGTAAATATACCACGATTTCACTTGATCTCTCTCCCAATATGTTTTCGTCGCCTTGATTGGTACAGTACAATAACGCGTGACATTCCAGCTGACGTTCTGTATGTCATGTGCAGCGTCCGGTTTCGAGGCTTCTGGAAATGACGGGGTTGCGTCGACGACGTGACGGCTGATTATTATTCCAGTACGGTGTGACAGAGGAGACTTCTCTTGGTACCGGGGGACCTGGATCACTCCTGGATTTTGAAAGCCAGTATATTGCCCcagtttgtttcagctttttagAGCTTCTAACcatcaaaagctgctgcggactgtcaaacgttcagcttttcagtcagtttctataaaattcgtttaggTAAAAACTATTCAACATCAACGTAaatacataatcggttgagtcgttgcatTAGtatgaatccgtcactttctagatcttgAGTCCTATGAACACATTTATCTTtctccgcacgtaatcctaatgatactcagcttctctacacagccagattctccccatagtcagattctcagaaaagctggtcagaaaaaaactgaaccaaacaggcccattgTCTCTTGCCATATATCCTCATGCCTTCGTTTTAAAATATGTAATTTTAGTCTTGTGCTAAGCAAGCCATGCTTCTCAAATTTAACTAAGTTAAAAATCATGAGTATCTACGATACCAAAATATTTTTTATTAAATACACCATCAAATATGTCCTGCTAATGCACTTACTAGAATTTTATATGGGCAAAGTGAGATTTTATTTGCTACACAAACATAGAATTACAATCTTGCTAGATGACATTTGTGGATTTGAGAAGTTTAATTCAAGACAAAACTAAAATGTTGTAGAATAATTGAATGCTGCTACGGAAATCGCAGATGGTTTAGAGAGAGATTTGATTACTTATATTTACTTACATGAAAAGATAAACTATCATAGCGCATGTTAGTGGATGGTGAGTATATATGCTTACATGGACAGCTAAAGGCATATTAGTGGATGATGTGGCTTGCTGACGTGGATATTTTGCACAAAGATATAACTTCATGTGCTAGTGGGCTATAATAATAACATGTTAGTGGGTGATGATGTAGACAACTTGTGTGTCAAGATAGAAAGTAAGTATGAATTAAAAAACTAAAATAGATATAGATGCAGATAcaaatatagatatagatatgaACAATATTTTAGAACTGGGGAGTGAAGAGCTAACATGTGACTAAGACCCTAGCCTACTCATAACTTCACAATGTTTTTTAGATAAGTGTTAGTTTTCCATTTCATCCCTCTTCAAAGAAGAGGCATCAATCCACATGAAAATATAGCCCAAGAGGGAAACAACAATATCTCAACAAACCAGCAATATCTCAACAACAATATTGTTTAACTGAAGTAAAGGGaatttgtaggaaacgggtgacgcctaagaggggggggggtgaattagtacttctaaaactttctctaaactaggccacaattaaatccctagagcaaaacctatgcaaataaacaaactagaatgtgcaaactaggttttgtctaagtgttgctatccctaccgaaaaggctaagtttcaatctacactatataagtatgaatacacgattgaaacttaaatgcttaatataaatgcggaatattaaagagcaaagtagagatgcaaactctcgtggatgacgccggtatttttaccgaggtatccggaaccacgcaaggttccgactaatcctcgttggtgcccctacgcaaagggaagcccacgcgagggccaagcaccttcggtcgagtaactccgtagagagccacgggccttctccacacgcaagtggtgctccgcttccggctcctctcggacgctccccgccgtctccactatcgagcttccggccgaaacgccgcgggcctcgttccctccggtacacggtggcggccgtgacacaaacgcggttgtcacggtctcgcaagactctcgtcccactcggtacaattacaacgactcacgcaagagccgaggggttgtgtggtttgtttaaactcactcaactaactagggttcacctagagcaagcgctagagcggtctaactaacttaagcacttcgcaaagcacctacgctaatcaccgagtgattctattaagcacttgggtgtaagagcacttgggaatgtctataatattgcttggtatgttgcttgggctcccacccttgagaatggccggttggggtggtatttatagcctccacacccccaactagctgttggacagaaagcagcagctttctgtcgtcgggtgcaccggacagtccggtgcaccaccggacactgcacagtagatgtccggtgcgcgccacgtcagccgaccgttggcgcctgtagcagtcgaccgttggatccgaccgttgccgtctgcccgtggcacaccggacagtccggtgcacaccggacagtccggtgctacagccagaaaacgcctgtctgtggcctctctgcgcagactgtccggttgtcccaccggacagtccggtgcacaccggacaggtactgttcactgtccggtgcgccaccaggcgctggctgacagccctcttctaggatttctttgttgattccttcgggcttcttttgttcttgagtcttggacttctatgcatctttttatgtcttcttttgaggtgttgcatcctcattgcctaggTCCAATCCTCACCGCATCCTGTGGACTacaattataaacactagcaaacacattagtccacagattgtgtcaatcatcaaccaccaaaacttacttagccaaatggcccggggtccattttccttacaatctccccctttttggtgattgatgacaacacaaccaaagcaagcaaataatacaagtatttgaatgtaaatatgcaatctacttgctaggatgcatgattgcccccacaatgtgatattatggacttaagcctccccctaactccataattcacttacttcctattttggaccaaataaccaaaaccacttgaaaaatcatttggagatataaaatttttaaattggtggtgtttggtgtttgatatagttcccattgctttggtccctaaacttctccccctttggcatcaaccaccgaaaaggaagacattaaaaacatgtaggaagaaaataaaagcttgccctcatcaagaattGAAACTCTTGTAGAACAAAAACATatgaaaactccccctaaatgagtgttctcttttagaaagaatgtttctccccctttagagacgaagaaatactccccctgacagagagccTCTATTTTTAGGAAAAAGTATGTGAAAaagagaggtgcaagacatgatttgaaaagactgacttcccttatgcataggtaacagaatatgagttaactacttatgcatttttgcaacatggaagcatatgatatgaaatatagtctaatcaaatattggagaagacatgtaaatgatactagatgtagtctcaaaagataccgattgaaattcaatggcgagcttgagaaacatgagagattttgcagtggaagattgttgtctttctccggggacctcattttccttacaatgagactatcacatgaaatagacttgagaagatgttagtctcaaagtattagattatagtaacctccccctgaagatgtgcatacaagttttgaatacttgtaggagacttgCACTTTAATTTGATATCAAGaga
This genomic window contains:
- the LOC100382706 gene encoding Protein ESKIMO 1-like gives rise to the protein MSLAGRRKSSHAGAGAGAGAGALDASATKHATTSLRKGGRLPVYVASVFFFLCVVVMYGEDIRSLTIEPLTRVPAPAVPGTTGAGGRQVVVVPRRDISASEKPAAVLHRGEQEKPKKHAVTTTTTTTAPPVAVEKPQQKVVATAAAKSERNTAKKAAAKKKKKPRRQQRAAKKTVVPPALGVPETCDLSKGRWVFDNTSYPLYREEECEFLTSQVTCMKNGRRDDTYQKWRWQPKGCSMPRFDAKLFMERLRGKRFMFVGDSLNRNQWESMVCLVQSASPPGKKYVTWEGQRVVFHAWEYNATVEFYWAPFLVESNSDDPKIHSIQHRIIKADTIGAHAENWRGVDYLVFNTYMWWMNTLDMKVMRPGAKSWEEHDEVVRIEAYRKVLTTWASWVNDNVDPARTSVFFMSMSPLHISPQVWGNPDGIRCAKETMPLLDWHGPLWLGMDWDMFHQARNVSRGGGASPRVPITFLDITTMSERRKDGHTSVHTIRQGKVLGPEEQADPATYADCIHWCLPGVPDIWNLMLYTRILSRPAVQFQ